A genomic region of Rheinheimera sp. MMS21-TC3 contains the following coding sequences:
- a CDS encoding alpha-ketoacid dehydrogenase subunit beta: MAKMNMLQAINNALDLAMAKDDSVVCFGEDVGHFGGVFRATSKLQEKYGKARCFNTPLTEQGIAGFANGMAAQGMKPVAEIQFADYIFPAFDQIVNETAKFRYRSGDEFNVGGLVLRSPYGGGIAGGHYHSQSPEAYFAHTPGLKVIIPRNPYQAKGLLLASIASPDPVIFFEPKKLYRASTGEVPEEYYEIELGKAEVTQQGKDITVLAWGAQMEIVQKAVDMAAKEGISCEVIDLRSILPWDAETVAQSVMKTGRLVINHEAPLTGGFAGEIAATIQKMCFLHLESPIERVCGLDTPYPLALEKEYVADHLKTYEAIKRAINF, encoded by the coding sequence ATGGCAAAAATGAATATGTTGCAAGCCATTAATAATGCGCTTGATTTAGCTATGGCTAAAGATGACAGCGTGGTTTGTTTTGGTGAAGATGTAGGCCACTTTGGTGGTGTATTTCGTGCTACTAGCAAACTACAAGAAAAATACGGTAAAGCCCGCTGCTTTAATACCCCATTAACCGAGCAAGGTATAGCTGGTTTTGCTAATGGTATGGCAGCACAAGGTATGAAGCCAGTAGCTGAAATTCAATTTGCTGACTATATCTTTCCAGCATTTGACCAAATTGTGAATGAAACGGCCAAATTCCGTTATCGTTCTGGTGATGAGTTTAACGTCGGCGGTTTAGTGTTAAGAAGTCCATACGGTGGTGGTATTGCTGGTGGACATTATCATAGCCAATCGCCAGAAGCTTATTTTGCTCATACACCTGGTTTAAAAGTGATTATTCCACGCAACCCATACCAAGCTAAAGGGTTATTGCTGGCATCAATAGCTAGCCCAGATCCGGTTATCTTTTTTGAACCTAAAAAGTTATATCGGGCATCAACGGGTGAAGTGCCTGAAGAGTATTATGAAATTGAACTAGGTAAAGCTGAAGTTACCCAGCAAGGTAAAGATATTACCGTTTTAGCTTGGGGTGCTCAGATGGAAATTGTGCAAAAAGCCGTTGATATGGCAGCCAAAGAAGGTATTTCATGCGAAGTTATCGACTTACGCAGTATCTTACCTTGGGATGCAGAAACTGTTGCTCAATCTGTTATGAAAACTGGCCGTTTAGTCATTAACCATGAAGCGCCGTTAACCGGTGGTTTTGCCGGAGAAATAGCCGCTACTATTCAAAAAATGTGCTTTTTACATTTAGAAAGCCCAATAGAGCGTGTGTGTGGATTAGATACCCCTTACCCTCTAGCGCTAGAGAAAGAGTATGTTGCTGATCACTTAAAAACATACGAAGCTATTAAGCGTGCCATTAACTTCTAA